From the Penicillium oxalicum strain HP7-1 chromosome V, whole genome shotgun sequence genome, one window contains:
- a CDS encoding Ribosome biogenesis protein TSR3: MVRHKKDNFSRGGKKPSNPRSRPVPRGDANDAAPSSRPAFRAACWDMGHCDPKRCSGKRLMKLGLMRELHIGQRFPGVIVSPNAKKVVSPADRELMEQHGAAVVECSWVRVKEVPWSRIGGKCERLLPYLIAANTVNYGKPWRLNCVEALAACFYICGHREWAEEVLKNFRYGEAFLEINSELLDRYAACESEEDVKRTEEEWLAKIEQEYEDSRVEGADDIWTVGNTNRQPLNHDPSDDDEDDDEDDEDDEERGKDGSDDDSEAEEGSEDEADKDPFAISDDSEDEEQMAEIRRKILESKAFKNPSAPEKEQPERIARPEQPLYVDSDAESGSAGSEDEDFDNIINATTVTDRTGIKEIQRRRGKETVSASFSRTEISAPKRW, translated from the exons ATGGTCCGTCATAAAAAGGACAACTTTTCTCGAGGAGGCAAGAAGCCGTCGAACCCCCGCTCCCGACCAGTGCCCCGCGGCGATGCAAATGACGCAGCGCCTTCTTCGCGACCTGCATTCCGAGCTGCTTGTTGGGATATGGGGCACTGCGACCCGAAAAGATGTTCCGGGAAGCGCCTTATGAAGCTGGGGTTGATGCGTGAGCTTCACATCGGACAGCGGTTCCCAGGCGTGATCGTTTC ACCCAATGCGAAGAAGGTTGTTTCCCCTGCCGACCGAGAATTGATGGAACAACATGGTGCTGCAGTCGTGGAGTGCTCCTGGGTACGAGTCAAAGAAGTCCCATGGTCGCGCATCGGTGGAAAATGCGAGCGTCTGC TTCCCTATCTCATTGCTGCGAATACAGTCAACTACGGAAAGCCGTGGCGTCTAAACTGCGTTGAGGCTTTGGCCGCTTGCTTTTACATTTGTGGTCACCGAGAATGGGCAGAGGAGGTTTTGAAGAATTTCAGATACGGGGAAGCATTCCTGGAAATCAACTCAGAACTCCTCGACCGCTATGCGGCTTGTGAAAGCGAGGAGGATGTGAAACGTACGGAAGAGGAATGGCTGGCCAAGATTGAGCAAGAATATGAAGACAGCCGCGTCGAGGGCGCTGACGATATATGGACTGTTGGCAATACCAATCGCCAGCCTTTGAACCACGACCCCtctgacgacgatgaagacgacgatgaagacgacgaggacgacgaggagaggggaaaagacgGCAGTGATGACGACAGTGAAGCTGAGGAGGGAAGCGAAGACGAAGCAGACAAAGATCCGTTTGCCATTTCGGACGactccgaggatgaagaacAAATGGCTGAGATTCGGCGCAAGATTCTAGAATCCAAAGCGTTTAAGAATCCCTCCGCCCCGGAAAAAGAACAGCCGGAGAGGATCGCGCGTCCCGAACAGCCTTTGTACGTTGACTCGGACGCTGAATCGGGGTCCGCCGGAagcgaggatgaggatttcGACAATATCATCAACGCGACGACAGTCACGGATCGCACCGGTATCAAGGAGATTCAACGACGACGTGGAAAAGAAACCGTCAGTGCATCTTTCTCACGCACCGAAATTTCTGCGCCGAAGAGGTGGTGA
- a CDS encoding ADP-ribosylation factor-binding protein GGA2, producing the protein MAARDRFGAYAEPGLTPLQRAIRNACDPQNYEPNLALNLEVADLINSKKGNAPREAAVEIVQLINARNQNIALLALALLDICVKNCGYPFHLQISTKEFLNELVRRFPERPPMRASRVQHRILESIEEWRQTICQTSRYKEDLGFIRDMHRLLLYKGYAFPEVRREDAAVLNPSDNLRSAEEMEEEEREAQSAKLQELIRRGTPADLQEANRLMKVMAGYDNRHKTDYRAKAAEEVAKVQQKAKILEEMLQSHQPGDGAPQGDVFEELANALQSAHPKIQRMCEEESDDPEAVHKLLEINDSIHRTIERYKLVRKGEFDAASKIPKGTLGTTTGVSKNANNEFSLIDFDPEPTSSSNGQAAGSSAQQNVLENDLLGLSLDEEVPALGSGISLGTSSTGFPPLQGGSGPTTTSTPPPQQATAPAQPNYDIFASVNLSQPGSQSSTPVPGVLPNYRPTATPPQAADPFAALVSASPRPRLGPSQPPTGPSQAGGMSSSALLDLAADVSTPSPPQAATSQASAEDDEWNFASSLPQSNTLPSTNKILVLNSQLRIDFVARRLPSAPRQIFIQAVFSNTTTQPIGELHFQVAVERAYTLQLRPQSGREVAPQQQFGVKQEMVLDGVDHGKGNSVKIRFKVSYKLGAEPREEQGMVPSLGVA; encoded by the exons ATGGCGGCTAGGGACCGCTTCGGTGCCTATGCTGAGCCGGGGCTAACACCGCTCCAGCGGGCAATTC GAAATGCCTGCGATCCACAGAATTACGAGCCGAACCTGGCCCTGAACCTCGAGGTTGCCGACCTGATCAATTCCAAGAAGGGCAATGC ACCACGAGAAGCTGCAGTTGAAATTGTTCAGCTCATCAATGCCCGCAATCAAAACATAGCCTTGTTGGCGCTGGCG CTTCTTGATATTTGCGTGAAGAATTGTGGCTATCCATTTCACCTACAAATCAGCACGAAAGAATTTCTCAATGAGCTAGTGCGAAGGTTTCCAGAGCGCCCGCCGATGCGCGCCTCGCGAGTACAACACCGCATCTTGGAGTCGATTGAGGAATGGCGCCAGACCATTTGCCAGACATCGCGTTACAAGGAGGATCTGGGCTTTATCCGGGACATGcatcgtcttcttctctacAAAGGCTACGCGTTCCCTGAGGTCCGCCGTGAAGATGCGGCGGTGTTGAATCCCAGTGAC AACCTTCGTtcggccgaggagatggaggaggaagagagggaagcGCAATCCGCCAAGCTTCAAGAACTTATTCGACGGGGCACACCTGCGGACCTCCAGGAAGCAAACCGGTTAATGAAGGTCATGGCCGGATATGACAACCGACACAAGACTGACTACCGTGCGAAGGCCGCAGAAGAAGTCGCCAAAGTGCAGCAAAAGGCAAAGATCTTGGAGGAAATGTTGCAAAGCCATCAGCCCGGCGATGGCGCCCCGCAAGGAGATGTCTTTGAG GAGTTGGCCAATGCGCTGCAAAGTGCGCATCCCAAGATTCAAAGGATGTGTGAAGAGGAGTCGGATGACCCAGAGGCCGTGCACAAGCTCCTCGAGATCAATGACAGCATTCACCGCACGATCGAGCGCTACAAGCTCGTCCGCAAAGGCGAATTTGATGCGGCATCGAAGATCCCTAAGGGTACTTTGGGCACCACCACCGGAGTATCAAAGAACGCCAACAATGAGTTTTCTCTCATCGACTTCGATCCCGAACCCACGTCCAGTTCCAACGGGCAAGCTGCCGGATCGTCGGCCCAACAAAATGTGTTAGAGAACGACCTTCTTGGACTGTCCCTCGACGAAGAGGTACCAGCCCTGGGAAGCGGGATTTCATTGGGTACCTCAAGCA CGGGCTTCCCTCCTCTGCAAGGCGGCTCAGGTCCAACGACAACATCCACACCACCTCCCCAGCAGGCCACTGCTCCGGCCCAACCCAATTACGATATATTCGCATCTGTGAACTTGTCTCAGCCAGGGTCTCAGTCCTCTACGCCAGTTCCAGGTGTCTTACCTAACTACCGGCCGACTGCGACTCCTCCGCAGGCGGCAGATCCTTTCGCGGCGCTGGTCTCAGCCAGCCCTCGGCCGAGACTCGGACCCTCTCAACCACCGACAGGGCCAAGCCAAGCCGGGGGTATGTCTTCATCCGCGCTGCTTGACCTGGCAGCGGATGTCAGTACTCCTTCTCCGCCGCAGGCTGCAACATCACAAGCCTCggcagaagatgatgagtgGAACTTTGCATCGTCGCTCCCACAGAGCAACACCCTTCCTTCGACCAATAAAATCCTTGTCCTCAACTCACAACTCCGTATCGATTTCGTGGCTCGTCGTCTCCCTAGTGCGCCTCGGCAGATCTTCATCCAGGCTGTCTTCTCAAACACGACTACTCAGCCCATCGGGGAATTACATTTCCAGGTCGCAGTGGAGAGG GCCTATACACTCCAACTACGCCCACAGTCTGGCCGTGAAGTCGCGCCACAGCAACAGTTTGGCGTCAAGCAGGAGATGGTCCTTGACGGAGTTGATCACGGAAAAGGGAACTCGGTCAAGATTCGCTTCAAGGTTTCCTACAAGCTCGGTGCCGAACCTCGTGAAGAGCAAGGCATGGTGCCTTCCCTGGGAGTCGCATGA